TCCATTTTCATCAAAAGTTGCCCGGCAGTAACACTGTCTCCTTCGTGGATAAAAATATCCTGAACAATCCCCGCTTCTGAGGGTTGGACGATTTTTACGTACGATTGCGGAATCAGTCTCCCCTCAGCCGATGCCACGATATCAAGTTTTCCGAAAATTGCCCATCCCAAAAGGAGCGCAAATAATATAAGGACAAGATACATAACTGTTTTAGGGAGTTTGCCCGGCGGAGCTTCTTGTATCGAGAGCAATCCCGATGAAAACTCCAACGCTTCGCGTGAGACCGGCTCGCGACGAGACTCAACCATGTGCCTCGCTACCTTCTTTAGGTAAAGGAACATCCCATGCCGCAATCTGAATCGGCGGATTCATTCCCGGCATAGGCACGAAAGCATGTACCTTCTGACCCGGAAACAGTGCAGTCGCTTCTAGAAGGGTTTCATCAGTTTGACCGAATGGTGTTATGACGTCGATTAACCAAATATTCGAACCGCTTTGCCATTCGTGCGGAGCGATTTTCGGCTCTCCGGAAAGTAGCCTTTTTTGAACATCATCACTCACCAATGCCCAAGTAATAAAGGCAAAGGGAATTTGATTGCGTGTGTATAGGCGGCATTGATCTAAAATGATTGGAGGGAACACCGTCCAATCTATTTCGGCTAGAAATCTAAATTTACGAATCGGATCTTTGGCATAAAGCCATAGTGCCGGTCCCAAGATAGGAAGCTTAGACAAAGCCCCTTGTGCTAGAGCCAAGTCGTGTTCCGACATAGTATGTTTAGTTGTTTCCATAAAAAAATCCTTTAATTATAATTTTTAGCAAAATTTATTAGACAATGGTTGAAATGTCTGTGCATTAGCCCCGAATGCAGGATCTTTCAATGTTGATTGTGCCGTTGCAAGGGTCATACCTGAAAAATCGCCGTTATTCGCATAATTTACAGCCA
This genomic stretch from Sulfuricurvum sp. harbors:
- a CDS encoding toxin-activating lysine-acyltransferase; translation: METTKHTMSEHDLALAQGALSKLPILGPALWLYAKDPIRKFRFLAEIDWTVFPPIILDQCRLYTRNQIPFAFITWALVSDDVQKRLLSGEPKIAPHEWQSGSNIWLIDVITPFGQTDETLLEATALFPGQKVHAFVPMPGMNPPIQIAAWDVPLPKEGSEAHG